A genome region from Arachidicoccus soli includes the following:
- a CDS encoding DMT family transporter, producing MKYFKENGASLRWIATGLLFTLFWASASTATKYGLEVAEPLVIALTRFGFASLLILIVAHGILKYNLPKGKQWTMLLVYGLLNITIYLGLYVLAMQKVTAGIGALAVATNPLFIGFLSVVFLKERLRPVILAALFLGIAGVVVASYPLLQNASVSWGGLLIMLISMLSYSAASVYFNRKDWGDLKILTINGWQTLIGGLMLLPFAMLYYHNKANHFTLKFFGSVLWLAVFVSIFAIQCWLWLLKKDAVKASMWLFLTPIFGFGIAAVFLHDIISLFTVIGVILVIVALVISQLNKNEQQIIQEELTINE from the coding sequence TTGAAATATTTTAAAGAAAATGGCGCTTCTCTTCGTTGGATAGCCACCGGGTTATTATTCACACTATTCTGGGCATCAGCCTCGACAGCGACAAAGTACGGTTTGGAAGTAGCAGAACCATTGGTGATAGCCCTGACAAGGTTTGGTTTTGCTTCTTTACTTATATTAATTGTGGCACATGGTATTTTGAAATATAATCTACCTAAAGGAAAACAATGGACTATGCTCCTGGTTTATGGATTGTTGAATATTACCATTTATCTTGGTTTGTATGTATTGGCAATGCAAAAAGTAACCGCGGGCATTGGTGCACTAGCCGTTGCAACGAACCCTTTATTTATAGGATTTCTTTCGGTTGTCTTTTTAAAAGAACGATTGAGGCCGGTAATTCTGGCTGCGCTTTTTTTAGGTATCGCAGGTGTTGTAGTGGCCTCTTATCCACTTTTGCAGAATGCCAGCGTGTCTTGGGGAGGCTTGCTGATAATGCTGATAAGTATGCTGTCTTATTCTGCTGCATCAGTTTACTTTAATCGAAAAGATTGGGGTGACTTAAAAATATTAACCATTAATGGATGGCAAACTTTGATTGGGGGGCTGATGTTGCTTCCATTTGCCATGTTGTATTATCATAATAAGGCCAATCATTTTACTTTGAAATTCTTTGGTTCAGTATTGTGGCTGGCAGTTTTTGTATCCATATTTGCGATACAATGTTGGCTTTGGCTTTTGAAGAAAGATGCAGTGAAAGCCTCTATGTGGCTCTTTCTTACACCTATTTTCGGGTTTGGAATTGCGGCCGTTTTCTTACATGATATAATCTCTTTATTTACTGTAATTGGCGTAATACTCGTAATCGTTGCATTGGTTATTTCGCAACTGAATAAAAACGAACAGCAAATTATACAGGAAGAATTAACGATAAACGAATAA
- a CDS encoding sialidase family protein, whose product MKLKQIILAFTLLFPFCLFAQKTEGVTVFQSGQEGYQSFRIPAIIDLPNGDLLAFAEGRVNGGADFGHVNIVMKKSKDEGKTWSSLQIVATNKKLQAGNAAPVVDLSDPNYPQGRIFLFYNTGNKSEGEIRNKKGYREVWYITSIDNGKTWSDPTNITNQVSKIDQPDINPSWNHQEDWRGYANTPGHAMQLKYGAYKGRIYIAANHSEGAPKSDFTDYVAHGYYTDDHGKTFHISEDNPFRGSNESTAAELSGGRVMMNSRNQRGNVLQRIVAISSDGGATWDTAYFDKQLPDPVCQGSLLTLRYKKHQNILAFCNDASIKGRDSLTLRISYDDGNTWKKSFLIDARNTAYSDIVKMRKKEIGILYEADGYRKIEFKAVRY is encoded by the coding sequence ATGAAATTGAAACAAATAATTCTGGCATTCACTCTTTTATTCCCTTTTTGTTTATTCGCTCAAAAAACAGAAGGCGTCACGGTTTTTCAATCGGGTCAAGAAGGTTATCAATCTTTTCGGATTCCTGCAATTATCGATTTGCCCAATGGAGACTTATTGGCTTTTGCAGAAGGTCGTGTAAATGGGGGTGCCGATTTTGGGCACGTGAATATTGTGATGAAAAAGAGTAAAGATGAAGGTAAAACCTGGAGCAGTTTACAAATAGTAGCGACTAACAAAAAGCTACAAGCCGGTAATGCTGCGCCTGTAGTGGATTTGAGCGACCCAAATTATCCCCAGGGAAGGATATTTTTGTTTTACAATACGGGGAATAAAAGTGAAGGAGAAATTCGAAATAAAAAAGGCTATCGGGAGGTATGGTATATTACCTCAATTGACAATGGAAAGACCTGGAGCGATCCTACCAATATTACCAATCAAGTAAGTAAAATTGATCAGCCGGATATTAACCCAAGTTGGAATCATCAAGAAGACTGGCGTGGTTATGCCAATACTCCGGGGCATGCCATGCAATTAAAATATGGTGCTTATAAAGGAAGGATTTATATTGCCGCAAATCATTCCGAAGGCGCACCAAAAAGTGATTTTACAGATTATGTAGCACACGGTTATTATACCGATGATCACGGAAAAACTTTTCATATTAGTGAGGACAATCCTTTTCGAGGATCCAATGAGTCTACTGCAGCGGAGCTTTCCGGCGGTCGTGTGATGATGAATAGTCGTAACCAAAGAGGAAATGTTTTGCAAAGAATAGTGGCTATTAGTAGTGATGGGGGCGCTACCTGGGATACAGCTTATTTTGACAAGCAATTGCCGGACCCGGTGTGTCAAGGCTCTTTGCTTACTTTACGATATAAAAAACACCAAAATATACTTGCTTTTTGTAATGATGCAAGCATAAAAGGCCGGGATAGCTTAACTTTACGTATCAGTTACGATGACGGAAATACATGGAAGAAATCTTTCTTGATAGATGCTAGAAATACGGCCTATTCAGATATTGTAAAAATGAGGAAAAAGGAAATAGGCATTTTGTACGAAGCAGATGGTTATCGGAAAATTGAATTTAAAGCAGTGCGTTATTAA